In the Luteolibacter rhizosphaerae genome, GCGCGGGAGCGAACCATGAGCTCCCTGATGATGGAAAAAGCCGCCCGCGATCCATCCGCTGCCGCCAAAATCGCCTGCTGCATGCGCCCCGCGCTCAGGTCCCCGGCGGCAAAGATGCCGGGCTTGCTGGTTTCACAGGTTTCCGAGCGCTGGACCGCTCCATCCTCCCGGAGATCCAAACCCAAGGACTCCACTAGGGGGGGCTGACGCTGATCAGGAGCCACCCAGAAAGTCTCGATCGGCAATTCCGTGCCGTCTTCCAGAAGCAGACCGGCGAGCCGATGGTCCCCGGAGCCGCCGCGAATCTCCCGAATAGGCCGGCTCTCGACGCGAACTCCCTGCTCACCGAGCCTGGCCAGATCCGCTTCCGGAACCGGCAGGCCCTGGGTGAAGACCGTGAGATCCGCGGTCCACCCCCTGAACAAAGGCGCATGCTCCAAGGCGGAAAGGTCCTTCACCAGAAGCCCCCAGGCCCGGTCGCGCTGCTCGTAACCATCGCAGAACACGCAGTGGTGCACGCCCTTGCCCCAGTTCTCCTTGAGCCCCGGGATGTCCGGCAAGGTATCGACCAAGCCCAAGGCCAGGATCACATAGCGGGCGCGGACCTTCTTCCCTCCGGAGAGCTTGAGCTGGAAGGCTCCGGCCTCGCCCTTGATCGCCTCCACCAAGCCCCGGCCGAAACGGAAGGTCGGATAGCGAAGGAGCTCCGCCAGACCCAAGCGGCGAAAGTCCGCGGGAAGAATGCCATCCCGACTCACGAAGGTGTGGAGCGCGGGAGCGGCGGCGTTCCGGGGCGTACCGCCATCGATCAGAAGCACCTGGCGACGGGCTCGGGCCGCTACCAGCGCGGCCTGCATCCCCGCGGGACCGCCGCCTATCACAACCAGATCGGCTTGGATCTCCCCATCCTGCTCTGTCGCCAATGAGCAGGGAGCCATGGAAGAGGCGGCGGTGAGGCAAACCACCTGTTTGAGCATCTTGCGACGGGTCGATCTTGAAGAGTCCGGGGCAGAAGTATCGGAAGACATGAGGCCCAGCATGGACCGGAGCGGTGAAACTTTGAATTTCCCTTCCGGCACGAATATTGATACCAGATCAGCATCAATGATCGACGACCTCCGCTCCCTGCGCGCCTTCATCGTCACGGCGGAAGAGCTGAACTTCCGTCGGGCGGCAGAGCGGCTGCACATGTCCCAGCCGCCGCTGAGCCGGATGATCGCGGGCCTGGAGGAAAGCCTCGAGACGAAGCTCTTCGAGAGAAGCACGCGCTCGGTCAACCTGACCACCGCGGGGATCCGCTTTTACAAGGAAGCGCTCGCCCTGCTGGAGCAAGCGGACGGACTGGCCCGCCGGATGAAAAGCGAATCACAGGCGCGGCGGCGACGCTTCCCGATCGGCTGCACCGCAGCCGCTTACTGCACCGAGTTCCCGCGCATGGTGGCGCGGCTCCGCGAGCTTCACGCGGACATGGAGATCGAGCTTCACGAGATGAACTCGGACGCCCAGCTCGATGCCCTCGCCGCGACCAAGATCGATGCCGGGATCGTCCTGCTACCGGCGGCTCAGCCGGAATTGGAGTTCGCCCCCTTCGCCCGCATCCGCATGCAGATGGCGCTCCCAGCCGCTCACCCGATGGCCGATCTCCGCGAGCCGGTGGCCCTCGCCGACCTGAGGCGGGACGTATTCATCGTCCACACCCGCGAGGAGAACCCGGCGATGTATCACGAGATCCTGCACCACTGCGCGAAGGCAGGCTTCCGGCCCAAGACGCTGACCAAGAAGAAGGGGCAGAACTGCATGGCAATGGTCGCCTCCGGAGCGGGTGTCCACTTCACCGCGGCCACCGGCCGCTGCACCAGTGTGGAGGGAGTGAAATTCGTGCCGCTGGCCGGGGAAGCGCCGGTGCTGGAGATGGCACTCGCTTGGCGGAAGGGCGACGAGATGCCCGCGATTGCAAGCCTGCGGAGCCTGATTCCCGGCAGCTGAAAGCTCCCGCCCCCGGGAAAAGAAGAAGGCCACTTCGTGAGAAGTGGCCTTCTGAAAGGATGGCAACCCGTAGGGGAATCGAACCCCTATTGCCAGAATGAAAATCTGGAGTCCTAACCGTTAGACGAACGGGTCTTGCTATCGTTGCCGCGAGCGGCGGGCGGAAAACTAGCCAGAGGGGGACTCTTGGCAAGGAAAAAGCGGCAACAAATATTCGCGTGTCGCATTCATACCATCGGTACTGTGCAAGTATGCTGCCCCGCTTGCGGCTTGTCAGTGGGCTTCCGCCCCCTACCCTGCCCGCCCGGTCCGACAATTCCGAACGCCAAATGAATACCGACATTCTCTCCCAAGCCGCCACCCAGGCCCGTGGACTTGCCATGGACGCCGTGCACGCCTGCAACTCCGGACACCTCGGCCTGCCGCTCGGTTGCGCGGAAATCGGCGCGGTTCTCTTCGGCGGCGGTGGCCTGCGCTACAATGCGGACGCACCGAAGTGGCTCAACCGCGACCGCTTCATCCTCTCCGCCGGCCACGGCTCGATGTTCCTCTATAGCTGGCTGCACCTCTCCGGCTACGCGCTGCCGCTGGACGAGCTGAAGCGCTTCCGCCAGCTCGGCTCCCACACCCCGGGTCACCCGGAGTCCTTCGAGACGGTGGGCGTGGAAGCCACCACCGGCCCGCTGGGCCAAGGCGTAGGCAACGCGGTGGGCTACGCCCTCTCCGCGAAGCGCGCCGCCGCGAAGTTCAACACCGCGGACCATGTGATCTTCGACCAACACGTCTTCGCCCTGCTGGGTGACGGCTGCCTCCAAGAAGGTGTGGCCAAGGAGGCGATCGCCTTCGCCGGCCATGGGGGCCTCGATAACCTGGTGCTGATCTATGACTCCAACGATGTGACGCTGGATGCGATGGCCGAGAAGACCCAAGGCGAAGACGCCGAAGGCTACTTCAAGTCCCAGCAGTGGGATGCCGTGACCATCGACGGCCACGACTTCGCCGCGATCTCCGGCGCCATCAGCAAGGCCAAGGCCGACAAGAACGGCCGCCCGAAGGTGATCATCGCGAAGACGCTGATCGGCAAGGGCATCCCGCAGGTGGCCGGCACCGCTTCCGCGCACGGCGAAGGCGGCGCGAAGTTCATCGATGAAGCCCGCGCGGGCCTCGGTCTCCCGGCCGACGAGCACTTCTACGTTTCCGCCGATGTGTATGCTCACTTCGCCGGCGTGAAGGCGGAGTCGAAGAAGACCTACGATGCCTGGCAGGAGACCTACAATGCCTGGGCCGCTGCCAATCCGGAACTGGCTGCCGAGCTGAGCGCCGGTGTGCCGAGCGACCTTTCCGCCAAGATCCCGGCCTTCGCCGCGGACTACAAGGATGCGACCCGCGGTGCGGGCGGTGTGGTGGTGCAGGCAGTGGCGAAGGCCGTGCCGCAATTCATCACCGGCTCCGCCGACCTCTACGGCTCCACCAAGAACTATATCAAGGACGGCGGCGACTTCTCCGCGAGCAACCCGGGCGGCCGCAACATCTGGTTCGGCATCCGCGAGCACGCAATGGGCGCCATCTGCAACGGCATCGCCTACGACGGCCTGTTCCGCGCGAGCGGGGCGACCTTCCTGGTCTTCGCCGACTAC is a window encoding:
- a CDS encoding NAD(P)/FAD-dependent oxidoreductase, with the translated sequence MSSDTSAPDSSRSTRRKMLKQVVCLTAASSMAPCSLATEQDGEIQADLVVIGGGPAGMQAALVAARARRQVLLIDGGTPRNAAAPALHTFVSRDGILPADFRRLGLAELLRYPTFRFGRGLVEAIKGEAGAFQLKLSGGKKVRARYVILALGLVDTLPDIPGLKENWGKGVHHCVFCDGYEQRDRAWGLLVKDLSALEHAPLFRGWTADLTVFTQGLPVPEADLARLGEQGVRVESRPIREIRGGSGDHRLAGLLLEDGTELPIETFWVAPDQRQPPLVESLGLDLREDGAVQRSETCETSKPGIFAAGDLSAGRMQQAILAAADGSRAAFSIIRELMVRSRA
- the tkt gene encoding transketolase gives rise to the protein MNTDILSQAATQARGLAMDAVHACNSGHLGLPLGCAEIGAVLFGGGGLRYNADAPKWLNRDRFILSAGHGSMFLYSWLHLSGYALPLDELKRFRQLGSHTPGHPESFETVGVEATTGPLGQGVGNAVGYALSAKRAAAKFNTADHVIFDQHVFALLGDGCLQEGVAKEAIAFAGHGGLDNLVLIYDSNDVTLDAMAEKTQGEDAEGYFKSQQWDAVTIDGHDFAAISGAISKAKADKNGRPKVIIAKTLIGKGIPQVAGTASAHGEGGAKFIDEARAGLGLPADEHFYVSADVYAHFAGVKAESKKTYDAWQETYNAWAAANPELAAELSAGVPSDLSAKIPAFAADYKDATRGAGGVVVQAVAKAVPQFITGSADLYGSTKNYIKDGGDFSASNPGGRNIWFGIREHAMGAICNGIAYDGLFRASGATFLVFADYVRPSIRLAALSKLPVTYIFTHDSVGVGEDGPTHQPVETVSGLRVIPNLDVIRPADAEETAGAFVASLLRTDGPTLLSLTRQAVPLMNELSVEERREGVLKGAYIAKKEKGELKLILMGSGSELQHAIAAADELGEGVRVVSVPCFERFDRQGADYKESVLPKAVTKRIAIEAGVSDLWWKYVGLDGKVLGIDRFGISAPGNTVMKELGMTKEHVVAAAKAL
- a CDS encoding LysR family transcriptional regulator, translated to MIDDLRSLRAFIVTAEELNFRRAAERLHMSQPPLSRMIAGLEESLETKLFERSTRSVNLTTAGIRFYKEALALLEQADGLARRMKSESQARRRRFPIGCTAAAYCTEFPRMVARLRELHADMEIELHEMNSDAQLDALAATKIDAGIVLLPAAQPELEFAPFARIRMQMALPAAHPMADLREPVALADLRRDVFIVHTREENPAMYHEILHHCAKAGFRPKTLTKKKGQNCMAMVASGAGVHFTAATGRCTSVEGVKFVPLAGEAPVLEMALAWRKGDEMPAIASLRSLIPGS